A part of Homoserinibacter sp. YIM 151385 genomic DNA contains:
- a CDS encoding NADH:flavin oxidoreductase/NADH oxidase, producing MPGLFDPIRIRGLEIRNRIWVPPLCQYSVPERDGVPTDWHLVHLGSFARGGAGLVMAEATAVAPEGRISPHDTGIWNDEQAAAWRRVTDFIRSQGATAGIQLAHAGRKASVFPGWGVEGLGTMPAELGGWETVSASDVAFDGHAAPRAMTLEELREQPAIWAAAARRAIDAGFELVEVHAAHGYLMHQFLSPRANRRDDEYGGDLAGRARLLLGVVRAVREELGEDVPVLVRVSATDWADPEDGPAWDLAQSTELAGLLRDAGADLVDVSTGGLLAGVRIPVGLGYQVPFATGIREGSEVPVSAVGLIVEPRQAAEIVESGQADAVMLGRAMMRDPHWPLRAAHELGVEGAPWPPQHRRAIPGPGIPW from the coding sequence ATGCCGGGACTGTTCGACCCCATCCGCATCCGCGGCCTCGAGATCCGCAACCGCATCTGGGTGCCCCCGCTGTGCCAGTACAGCGTGCCCGAGCGCGACGGCGTGCCGACCGACTGGCACCTCGTGCACCTCGGCTCCTTCGCGCGGGGCGGTGCGGGCCTCGTCATGGCGGAGGCGACCGCGGTGGCGCCCGAGGGCCGGATCTCGCCCCACGACACCGGGATCTGGAACGACGAGCAGGCGGCCGCCTGGCGCCGCGTCACCGACTTCATCCGATCTCAGGGCGCCACCGCCGGCATCCAGCTCGCGCACGCCGGCCGCAAGGCCTCCGTGTTCCCCGGGTGGGGCGTCGAGGGGCTTGGGACGATGCCGGCCGAGCTGGGCGGATGGGAGACGGTCTCCGCCTCGGACGTCGCCTTCGACGGCCACGCCGCGCCGCGGGCGATGACGCTCGAGGAGCTCCGCGAGCAGCCGGCGATCTGGGCGGCGGCCGCACGCCGTGCGATCGACGCGGGCTTCGAGCTCGTCGAGGTGCACGCCGCGCACGGCTACCTCATGCACCAGTTCCTCTCGCCGCGCGCCAACCGCCGCGACGACGAGTACGGCGGCGATCTCGCCGGCCGCGCCCGCCTCCTCCTCGGGGTCGTCCGCGCGGTGCGCGAGGAGCTCGGCGAGGACGTGCCCGTGCTGGTGCGCGTCTCGGCGACGGACTGGGCGGACCCGGAGGACGGCCCCGCCTGGGATCTCGCGCAGTCCACCGAGCTGGCCGGGCTGCTCCGCGACGCGGGGGCCGACCTCGTCGACGTCTCGACGGGCGGGCTGCTCGCCGGCGTGCGGATCCCGGTCGGGCTCGGCTACCAGGTGCCCTTCGCCACGGGCATCCGCGAGGGCTCCGAGGTGCCCGTGAGCGCGGTCGGCCTCATCGTCGAGCCGCGTCAGGCGGCCGAGATCGTCGAGTCGGGTCAGGCGGATGCCGTCATGCTCGGGCGCGCCATGATGCGCGACCCGCACTGGCCGCTGCGCGCCGCCCACGAGCTCGGCGTCGAGGGCGCCCCGTGGCCGCCGCAGCACCGGCGCGCGATCCCGGGACCGGGCATCCCCTGGTAG
- a CDS encoding HAD family hydrolase → MSISIPGRVVVFDYGEVISRSPDEHDRARLEAVAGIDEAGRDAFWSAYWARREPLDHGRVTVPEYWAQVAADLGTAFRAAKVHELWVADFRGWISVEPGTLDLLEELREGGTRMALLSNAGFDFGDPFRRSPMGSYFERVFVSAEMGLVKPDPEIYRVTARELGVELPEMVFVDNKAENVDAAVALGVRGHVFTSPEGLRGFLEELAA, encoded by the coding sequence GTGAGCATCAGCATCCCCGGCCGTGTCGTCGTCTTCGACTACGGGGAGGTGATCTCCCGCTCCCCCGACGAGCACGACCGGGCCCGGCTCGAAGCCGTCGCCGGCATCGACGAGGCCGGCCGGGACGCCTTCTGGAGCGCCTACTGGGCTCGCCGCGAGCCGCTCGACCACGGCCGGGTCACGGTGCCCGAGTACTGGGCCCAGGTGGCCGCCGACCTCGGCACCGCGTTCCGCGCCGCGAAGGTGCACGAGCTCTGGGTGGCCGACTTCCGCGGCTGGATCAGCGTCGAGCCCGGCACGCTCGACCTCCTCGAGGAGCTCCGCGAGGGCGGCACCCGCATGGCGCTCCTGTCGAACGCGGGCTTCGACTTCGGCGACCCCTTCCGCCGCTCCCCCATGGGCAGCTACTTCGAGCGCGTCTTCGTGAGTGCCGAGATGGGCCTCGTGAAGCCCGACCCCGAGATCTACCGGGTGACCGCGCGCGAGCTCGGCGTCGAGCTCCCCGAGATGGTCTTCGTCGACAACAAGGCGGAGAACGTGGATGCCGCGGTCGCCCTCGGCGTGCGCGGCCACGTGTTCACGAGCCCCGAGGGCCTCCGCGGCTTCCTCGAGGAGCTGGCCGCCTGA
- a CDS encoding ADP-dependent NAD(P)H-hydrate dehydratase, with translation MTERWTTEAAASRLRAPRPSDDKYSRGVLGVATGSERYPGAAVLGVEAAIRTGVGMLRYLGPERPSSLVLARRPEVVTARGRVQAWVLGSGQDTEHRDEGLLRSALEEGVPAVLDGGALDLASAASGPVVLTPHAGELARLTGRDRAEIEGDPESAAIAAAAALDGVVLLKGHRTIAATPAGRAILIEAPTAWLATAGTGDALAGILGALLAGAHEELPDGSGDRLAELAATASLLHGLAAGRASERHGGGPIAVLDLCAELPALVGELLASRA, from the coding sequence ATGACGGAGCGCTGGACGACGGAGGCGGCGGCCTCGCGCCTGCGTGCGCCGAGACCCTCGGACGACAAGTACTCGCGCGGCGTCCTCGGCGTCGCGACCGGCTCCGAGCGCTACCCGGGCGCCGCGGTGCTCGGCGTGGAGGCCGCGATCCGGACCGGCGTCGGGATGCTGCGCTATCTCGGCCCCGAGCGCCCGTCCTCGCTCGTGCTCGCCCGTCGGCCCGAGGTCGTGACGGCGCGCGGCCGCGTCCAGGCCTGGGTGCTCGGCTCGGGGCAGGATACGGAGCACCGCGACGAGGGGCTCCTCCGCTCGGCGCTCGAGGAGGGGGTCCCGGCCGTCCTGGACGGCGGAGCGCTCGATCTCGCGTCCGCCGCATCCGGACCGGTCGTGCTGACGCCGCACGCGGGGGAGCTCGCCCGGCTCACGGGCCGGGATCGCGCCGAGATCGAGGGGGATCCGGAGAGCGCTGCCATCGCCGCCGCCGCGGCGCTCGACGGCGTCGTGCTCCTCAAGGGACACCGCACCATCGCGGCGACGCCCGCCGGACGCGCGATCCTCATCGAGGCGCCGACGGCCTGGCTGGCGACCGCCGGCACGGGCGATGCGCTCGCCGGCATCCTCGGCGCCCTCCTCGCGGGCGCGCACGAGGAGCTCCCGGACGGCTCGGGCGATCGCCTCGCCGAGCTGGCGGCGACGGCATCCCTCCTCCACGGCCTCGCCGCGGGCCGCGCGAGCGAGCGCCACGGCGGCGGGCCGATCGCGGTGCTCGACCTCTGCGCGGAGCTCCCCGCGCTCGTCGGAGAGCTGCTCGCCTCCCGGGCCTGA
- a CDS encoding amino acid ABC transporter ATP-binding protein, with product MTAALRLQEVRKAYGEHEVLAGISLDLAAHEVVALIGASGSGKSTLLRCANLLERIDDGRILLGEEDISDPRVDVDRVRARFGVVFQHFNLFPHLSVLDNVTLAARKVHRVPRAEAERQGREVLERIGLGGKAREFPDRLSGGQQQRVAIARAIVTEPEVLLLDEITSALDPELVGEVLDLVRELGRGGATIIMATHEMAFAREVADRIVFLEGGRIVEQGPPAQLFEAPREERTRAFLARFRGEPPLPRERGAG from the coding sequence GTGACCGCCGCGCTCCGACTCCAGGAGGTGCGGAAGGCCTACGGCGAGCACGAGGTGCTCGCCGGGATCTCGCTCGATCTCGCCGCGCACGAGGTCGTCGCCCTCATCGGCGCCTCGGGCTCGGGCAAGTCGACCCTGCTGCGCTGCGCGAACCTCCTCGAGCGCATCGACGACGGGCGGATCCTCCTCGGCGAGGAGGACATCAGCGACCCGCGGGTCGACGTCGACCGGGTGCGGGCGCGCTTCGGGGTCGTGTTCCAGCACTTCAACCTGTTCCCGCATCTCTCCGTGCTCGACAACGTGACGCTCGCCGCCCGCAAGGTGCACCGGGTGCCGCGCGCGGAGGCGGAGCGGCAGGGCCGCGAGGTGCTGGAGCGGATCGGGCTGGGCGGGAAGGCACGCGAGTTCCCGGACCGACTGTCCGGCGGCCAGCAGCAGCGCGTCGCGATCGCGCGCGCGATCGTCACGGAACCCGAGGTGCTGCTCCTCGACGAGATCACGAGCGCCCTCGACCCGGAGCTCGTGGGCGAGGTGCTCGATCTGGTGCGCGAGCTCGGCCGAGGCGGCGCGACGATCATCATGGCGACGCACGAGATGGCGTTCGCACGCGAGGTCGCGGACCGGATCGTGTTCCTGGAGGGCGGCCGCATCGTCGAGCAGGGGCCGCCCGCGCAGCTCTTCGAGGCGCCGCGCGAGGAGCGCACCCGCGCCTTCCTCGCGCGCTTCCGCGGCGAGCCCCCGCTCCCCCGCGAGCGCGGGGCGGGCTGA
- a CDS encoding amino acid ABC transporter permease — translation MISDPSPIELERRAWRRRQSIRSVGVAAVSTLVFAVVVWVTIVNTPGWARVQQSFLDPETAIRALPRVWDGFLLNLRVLVVAALGVLVFGLLIATIRTLRGPVFFPLRALAAGYTDLFRGMPLIIVLYLVGFGIPGLRFTEGRIPLEVLGTIALVLTYSAYVSEVFRAGIEAVHPSQIQAARSLGLRHGQALRIVVLPQAVRKVTPALMNDFVAMQKDVGLISVLGAVDAVRAAQIETATAFDFTPYVVAGLLFVLLALPLIRLTDWYSARLRAREQIGSAL, via the coding sequence GTGATCTCCGACCCGAGTCCGATCGAGCTCGAGCGTCGAGCCTGGCGACGCCGGCAGAGCATCCGCTCCGTCGGCGTCGCCGCCGTGTCGACCCTCGTGTTCGCGGTCGTCGTCTGGGTGACGATCGTCAACACGCCCGGCTGGGCTCGGGTCCAGCAGTCCTTCCTCGACCCGGAGACCGCGATCCGGGCGCTCCCCCGGGTCTGGGACGGCTTCCTGCTCAACCTCCGCGTGCTCGTCGTCGCGGCGCTCGGCGTGCTCGTCTTCGGGCTCCTCATCGCCACGATCCGCACCCTTCGCGGTCCCGTCTTCTTCCCGCTCCGCGCGCTCGCGGCCGGCTACACCGACCTGTTCCGCGGCATGCCGCTCATCATCGTGCTCTACCTGGTCGGCTTCGGCATCCCCGGCCTCCGCTTCACGGAGGGGCGCATCCCGCTCGAGGTCCTGGGAACGATCGCGCTGGTCCTCACCTACTCGGCCTACGTCTCGGAGGTGTTCCGGGCGGGCATCGAGGCGGTGCACCCCTCGCAGATCCAGGCCGCGCGCTCGCTCGGCCTGCGGCACGGCCAAGCGCTGCGCATCGTCGTGCTCCCGCAGGCGGTCCGCAAGGTGACGCCCGCGCTCATGAACGACTTCGTCGCGATGCAGAAGGATGTCGGCCTCATCTCGGTGCTCGGCGCGGTGGATGCGGTGCGGGCCGCGCAGATCGAGACGGCCACCGCCTTCGACTTCACGCCCTACGTCGTCGCCGGCCTCCTCTTCGTGCTGCTCGCGCTGCCGCTGATCCGGCTCACCGACTGGTACTCGGCGCGCCTGCGCGCCCGCGAGCAGATCGGATCGGCGCTGTGA
- a CDS encoding ABC transporter substrate-binding protein, translated as MTRPRIARIAAAGGILLLGAALAACQTPAAPAEEGDGYVTEGKLTIGTGEPAYFPYVIDDDPESGDGFESAVAYAVAAELGFDAEDVVWVRSTFEAAIAPGPKDFDINLQQFTISEDRAQNVDFSSPYYSTPQAVVTVEGSAVAGASSIDDLKDAVLGAQVGTTSLQTIETVIEPSQAAQPYNSNDDAVLALQNGQVDALVVDLPTAFYMSGVQLEGGVLIGQLPADAGISDEWGLVLAKDSPLTEEVTAAVDALTEDGTLAEIAEAQLGADAGAPLLQ; from the coding sequence ATGACCCGACCCCGCATCGCCCGCATCGCCGCCGCGGGCGGCATCCTGCTGCTCGGCGCCGCCCTCGCCGCCTGCCAGACGCCCGCAGCCCCCGCCGAGGAGGGCGACGGCTACGTCACCGAGGGCAAGCTCACGATCGGGACCGGCGAGCCCGCCTACTTCCCGTACGTCATCGACGACGACCCGGAGTCCGGCGACGGCTTCGAGTCGGCGGTCGCCTACGCGGTCGCCGCCGAGCTCGGCTTCGACGCCGAGGACGTCGTGTGGGTCCGCTCGACCTTCGAGGCCGCGATCGCGCCGGGCCCGAAGGACTTCGACATCAACCTCCAGCAGTTCACGATCAGCGAGGATCGCGCGCAGAACGTCGACTTCTCGAGCCCCTACTACTCGACGCCGCAGGCGGTCGTGACGGTCGAGGGCTCCGCCGTCGCGGGCGCGAGCTCGATCGACGACCTGAAGGACGCCGTGCTCGGCGCCCAGGTCGGGACCACGAGCCTCCAGACGATCGAGACCGTCATCGAGCCGAGCCAGGCCGCGCAGCCGTACAACTCGAACGACGACGCCGTGCTCGCGCTGCAGAACGGCCAGGTCGACGCGCTCGTCGTCGACCTCCCGACCGCCTTCTACATGTCCGGCGTGCAGCTCGAGGGCGGCGTGCTCATCGGCCAGCTCCCCGCGGATGCCGGCATCAGCGACGAGTGGGGTCTCGTGCTCGCGAAGGACAGCCCGCTGACCGAGGAGGTCACGGCCGCCGTGGACGCGCTCACCGAGGACGGCACCCTCGCCGAGATCGCCGAGGCGCAGCTCGGCGCCGACGCGGGAGCCCCGCTGCTGCAGTGA
- a CDS encoding glycosyltransferase 87 family protein, with the protein MPPFRALRHPLALWAAFVLAHAWLCWLALTQPGAPLGDVTGVYRFWVDHGLRTGVWVGLDTVWVYPLLALVPMLLAWVAGPENYAAVWLWLVLALDLAALLVILGPSRRPEPARLAAGWWWTAFLVALGPIAVGRIDSVTVPIALAGLLLAVRHAYAAGILLAVAAWIKVWPAALGVAAAIALRGRARREIVTAAVAVCLAVAGVSLVLGGGGALFSFVTQQTGRGLQVESPVATPWLWAARLGLGPEVYYDTGILTYQVRGAGTEAWSSVMTPLMVVAVAGVLALLVVGVRRGLRAEELIAPVALALTTALIVFNKVGSPQFISWLAVPLVAAAALSAGAAGGLRGLRVPLVLGILLALLTQAFYPVAYGRLISLELPALLALTLRNVLELVLLAWAIAALARLVRGARPIPHLAAHAAPVPPEGTAP; encoded by the coding sequence ATGCCACCCTTCCGCGCGCTGCGGCATCCGCTCGCGCTGTGGGCGGCCTTCGTGCTCGCCCACGCCTGGCTCTGCTGGCTCGCGCTGACGCAGCCGGGCGCGCCGCTCGGGGATGTCACGGGCGTGTACCGCTTCTGGGTGGATCACGGGCTCCGGACGGGCGTCTGGGTCGGCCTCGACACCGTCTGGGTGTACCCGCTGCTCGCGCTCGTGCCCATGCTGCTCGCCTGGGTCGCGGGCCCGGAGAACTACGCGGCGGTCTGGCTCTGGCTCGTGCTCGCCCTCGACCTCGCGGCGCTCCTCGTGATCCTCGGGCCGAGCCGCCGCCCGGAGCCGGCTCGCCTCGCCGCCGGCTGGTGGTGGACGGCCTTCCTCGTCGCGCTCGGGCCGATCGCGGTCGGCCGCATCGACTCCGTCACGGTGCCGATCGCGCTCGCGGGCCTCCTGCTCGCGGTCCGGCACGCCTACGCGGCCGGAATCCTCCTCGCGGTCGCCGCGTGGATCAAGGTGTGGCCCGCGGCGCTCGGCGTCGCCGCGGCGATCGCGCTGCGGGGGCGCGCCCGCCGCGAGATCGTCACGGCGGCGGTCGCGGTGTGCCTCGCGGTCGCGGGCGTCTCGCTGGTCCTCGGCGGGGGCGGTGCGCTCTTCAGCTTCGTCACGCAGCAGACGGGCCGCGGCCTGCAGGTCGAGTCGCCCGTCGCGACGCCCTGGCTGTGGGCGGCGCGCCTCGGTCTCGGCCCGGAGGTCTACTACGACACCGGCATCCTCACCTATCAGGTGCGCGGTGCCGGGACGGAGGCGTGGAGCTCGGTCATGACGCCGCTCATGGTCGTCGCGGTCGCGGGGGTGCTCGCGCTGCTCGTCGTCGGCGTCCGCCGCGGCCTCCGCGCGGAGGAGCTCATCGCACCCGTCGCGCTCGCGCTCACCACCGCGCTCATCGTCTTCAACAAGGTCGGCTCGCCGCAGTTCATCTCCTGGCTCGCCGTCCCGCTCGTCGCGGCGGCGGCGCTCTCGGCCGGGGCCGCGGGCGGCCTGCGCGGGCTCCGCGTGCCGCTCGTCCTCGGCATCCTGCTCGCGCTGCTGACGCAGGCGTTCTATCCCGTCGCCTACGGCCGGCTCATCTCGCTCGAGCTGCCGGCGCTGCTCGCCCTGACGCTGCGCAACGTGCTCGAGCTCGTCCTCCTCGCCTGGGCGATCGCCGCGCTCGCGCGCCTCGTGCGCGGCGCCCGCCCGATCCCGCACCTCGCGGCGCATGCCGCACCCGTCCCGCCGGAAGGAACCGCCCCATGA
- a CDS encoding thiamine-binding protein has translation MIAAFSVAPSGGRSDDSVHDAVAAAVRVVRESGLPNRTSSMFTEIEGEWDEVMAVVKQATEAVAAYGTRVSLVLKADIRPGRTGELDGKLERLEAAIARQEARAVPVARR, from the coding sequence ATGATCGCCGCCTTCTCCGTCGCCCCCTCGGGCGGCCGCTCCGACGACTCCGTCCACGACGCGGTCGCGGCCGCCGTCCGCGTCGTGCGCGAGTCGGGTCTGCCGAACCGCACCTCCTCGATGTTCACCGAGATCGAGGGGGAGTGGGACGAGGTCATGGCGGTCGTGAAGCAGGCGACGGAGGCGGTCGCGGCCTACGGCACGCGCGTCTCCCTCGTGCTCAAGGCCGACATCCGGCCCGGCCGCACGGGCGAGCTCGACGGCAAGCTGGAGCGCCTGGAGGCCGCGATCGCCCGTCAGGAGGCCCGAGCCGTGCCCGTGGCGCGGCGCTAG
- a CDS encoding MFS transporter gives MPQLSPARTRLALLALALGGFGIGTTEFVAMGLLPEIAQDLLPAVWAASPDQANAQVGILISAYALGVVVGAPTIAATAARFPRKSLLTVLAVAFTAGTILSALAPTFEVAVVARFLAALPHGAYFGIASLVAAQLMGPGRRAQGVALVLSGLTISNVVGVPLVTLLGQTSGWRVAYLAVAAIFAATTVAIILVVPASPGDPAARIARELRAFRRGQVWFALGIGAIGFGGFFAVYSYVSPLTTEVTGLPAPVVPLAVATLGLGMTVGNLLGGRLADRGVVRALLIGFASFIAAMIGLALTASTGPGLFAFLFLVGATSSVLVPAVQTRLMDVAGDAQTLAAALNHSALNIGNGAGAALGAVVIAAGLGYVAPTWVGVVLALLGVALTGVAILVGRLRPRPETGAIATARSVGSALEG, from the coding sequence ATGCCCCAGCTCTCGCCCGCGCGCACGCGCCTCGCGCTCCTCGCCCTCGCCCTCGGCGGCTTCGGCATCGGCACGACCGAGTTCGTGGCGATGGGCCTCCTGCCCGAGATCGCGCAGGACCTCCTCCCGGCCGTGTGGGCGGCCTCGCCCGATCAGGCGAACGCGCAGGTCGGCATCCTCATCTCGGCCTATGCGCTCGGCGTCGTGGTCGGCGCGCCGACGATCGCGGCGACCGCCGCGCGCTTCCCGCGGAAGTCGCTGCTCACGGTCCTCGCGGTCGCCTTCACGGCGGGCACGATCCTCTCCGCCCTCGCCCCCACCTTCGAGGTGGCGGTCGTCGCGCGCTTCCTGGCGGCGCTCCCGCACGGCGCCTACTTCGGCATCGCGTCGCTCGTCGCCGCGCAGCTCATGGGCCCGGGCCGCCGCGCGCAGGGGGTCGCGCTGGTCCTCTCGGGGCTCACCATCTCGAACGTCGTCGGGGTGCCCCTCGTGACGCTCCTCGGCCAGACCTCGGGATGGCGCGTCGCCTACCTCGCGGTCGCCGCGATCTTCGCGGCGACGACCGTCGCGATCATCCTCGTCGTGCCGGCGTCGCCGGGCGACCCCGCGGCGCGGATCGCCCGCGAGCTGCGCGCGTTCCGGCGGGGTCAGGTGTGGTTCGCGCTCGGGATCGGCGCGATCGGCTTCGGCGGCTTCTTCGCCGTCTACAGCTACGTCTCGCCCCTCACGACCGAGGTGACCGGGCTTCCGGCGCCGGTCGTGCCGCTCGCGGTCGCGACCCTCGGCCTCGGCATGACGGTCGGGAACCTGCTGGGCGGCCGACTCGCCGACCGCGGTGTGGTGCGGGCGCTCCTGATCGGCTTCGCGAGCTTCATCGCCGCGATGATCGGGCTCGCGCTGACCGCCTCGACCGGGCCGGGGCTGTTCGCGTTCCTGTTCCTCGTCGGCGCGACCTCGTCGGTCCTCGTGCCCGCGGTGCAGACGCGGCTCATGGACGTCGCGGGCGACGCCCAGACGCTCGCGGCGGCGCTCAACCACTCGGCGCTCAACATCGGCAACGGCGCGGGTGCCGCGCTCGGCGCCGTCGTCATCGCGGCCGGTCTCGGCTATGTCGCGCCCACCTGGGTCGGCGTGGTGCTCGCGCTGCTCGGCGTCGCCCTGACGGGCGTCGCGATCCTCGTCGGCCGTCTCCGGCCGCGCCCGGAGACGGGGGCCATCGCGACCGCCCGCTCCGTCGGCTCGGCGCTCGAGGGCTAG
- a CDS encoding response regulator transcription factor, with the protein MLLGALTEWIRNAADDISMVAAVASWPELLTHPEFPVDVVLLDLDLKDNIPVALKISTLKTTGVRVVLMSTYSEPNVVREALAAGALGYLVKSEDAGMIVEAIRAAAQGESFISAELDLALNAADIGGAPKLSAQERRVMALYGGGEPVKAVAYELGISEETAKSYLKRIREKYRVAGIDVGTKVALRRRAIQDGILIQDAPNGGF; encoded by the coding sequence ATGCTCCTCGGCGCCCTCACCGAGTGGATCCGCAACGCCGCGGACGACATCAGCATGGTCGCGGCCGTCGCGAGCTGGCCGGAGCTGCTCACGCACCCGGAGTTCCCGGTCGACGTCGTCCTCCTCGACCTCGACCTCAAGGACAACATCCCGGTCGCGCTCAAGATCTCGACGCTCAAGACCACGGGCGTCCGCGTCGTCCTCATGTCGACCTACTCCGAGCCGAACGTCGTGCGCGAGGCCCTCGCGGCCGGCGCGCTCGGCTACCTCGTCAAGAGCGAGGACGCCGGCATGATCGTCGAGGCGATCCGCGCGGCCGCGCAGGGCGAGAGCTTCATCTCGGCCGAGCTGGACCTCGCGCTCAACGCGGCCGACATCGGCGGCGCCCCCAAGCTCAGCGCCCAGGAGCGCCGCGTGATGGCCCTCTACGGCGGCGGCGAGCCGGTCAAGGCGGTCGCGTACGAGCTCGGCATCTCCGAGGAGACGGCGAAGAGCTACCTCAAGCGCATCCGCGAGAAGTACCGCGTCGCGGGGATCGACGTCGGCACGAAGGTCGCGCTGCGTCGCCGCGCGATCCAGGACGGCATCCTCATCCAGGACGCGCCCAACGGCGGCTTCTAG
- a CDS encoding sensor histidine kinase gives MDLITKERDRLLQRAGQVYGLCFTVVSLLCLVIPGSVDQLALLVSLPLYVLLGIAQLRVGSSPSLVWVIVVVAAGAAILVIVATVGERAPGQGALAAMLQLAAAAIPSVALVLTSSALRVAILAVSALAVGAAATLLLAPLQQPLRTLGILAIGWAVPTAVAIWISAGVPQVARRISSIGRAHRAERQASELEAQRRQGARLLHDTVLATLTLLAHSGVGVSADALRQQAADDARLLRQLRLGGSPTPEGAPVQDAATPVDESQLGTTLESVKQRFGRMGLEVSWHGTGQVLLPSHVLDAFLLALAECLENVRRHSGVTQAHVTITEDDTTVRALVTDSGVGFDINDVDEAKLGFAESVVARLRDVDGNARLFSAPGSGTTVVLEVPR, from the coding sequence ATGGACCTGATCACGAAGGAGCGGGACCGACTGCTCCAACGCGCGGGGCAGGTGTACGGTCTCTGCTTCACGGTCGTCTCGCTGCTGTGCCTCGTGATCCCCGGCTCGGTCGACCAGCTCGCCCTGCTCGTCTCGCTGCCGCTCTACGTGCTGCTCGGGATCGCCCAGCTCCGCGTCGGCTCGAGCCCCTCGCTCGTCTGGGTGATCGTCGTCGTCGCGGCGGGTGCCGCCATCCTCGTCATCGTCGCGACCGTCGGCGAGCGGGCGCCGGGTCAGGGCGCGCTCGCGGCGATGTTGCAGCTCGCCGCCGCCGCGATCCCCTCCGTCGCGCTCGTGCTCACGAGCTCCGCCCTCCGCGTCGCGATCCTCGCCGTCTCGGCACTCGCCGTCGGGGCGGCGGCCACGCTGCTCCTCGCGCCGCTCCAGCAGCCGCTCCGCACCCTCGGCATCCTCGCGATCGGCTGGGCCGTGCCGACGGCGGTCGCGATCTGGATCTCGGCCGGCGTCCCGCAGGTGGCGCGCCGCATCTCGAGCATCGGCCGGGCGCACCGCGCGGAGCGCCAGGCGAGCGAGCTCGAGGCGCAGCGCCGCCAGGGCGCGCGCCTCCTCCACGACACCGTCCTCGCGACCCTCACGCTCCTCGCCCACTCGGGCGTCGGCGTCTCCGCCGACGCGCTCCGGCAGCAGGCAGCGGACGACGCGAGACTGCTGCGGCAGCTCCGGCTCGGGGGCTCCCCCACGCCCGAGGGCGCCCCCGTGCAGGATGCCGCCACCCCCGTCGACGAGAGCCAGCTCGGCACGACCCTCGAGTCCGTCAAGCAGCGCTTCGGGCGCATGGGGCTCGAGGTGAGCTGGCACGGCACCGGGCAGGTGCTCCTGCCGAGCCACGTGCTCGACGCCTTCCTCCTCGCGCTCGCCGAGTGCCTCGAGAACGTGCGCCGGCACTCCGGCGTGACCCAGGCCCACGTCACCATCACGGAGGACGACACGACCGTGCGGGCGCTCGTCACCGACTCGGGCGTCGGCTTCGACATCAACGACGTCGACGAGGCGAAGCTCGGCTTCGCGGAGTCGGTCGTCGCCCGCCTGCGCGACGTCGACGGCAACGCCCGCCTGTTCTCGGCGCCGGGGTCCGGCACCACCGTCGTGCTGGAGGTGCCGCGGTGA